In Vicia villosa cultivar HV-30 ecotype Madison, WI unplaced genomic scaffold, Vvil1.0 ctg.001605F_1_1, whole genome shotgun sequence, the sequence aagaccaatttggtcttggaatatttcggatatgcatctccgaagacacccctctcgcaaaaaggggtgttttccgaaatgcatatccgaaaactcaaaaaggggtgtttttggaaatacatctccgaaaacaactttttttcgtgttttcggaagtgcattttcgaaaatacttttttttcaataaaagtacgttttcggaaatgcatttccgaaataaagggtattttggtaaattcgtcAGAGGTGACTAAGAAGATtagaaggtgggtaaagaaattctcttatttAAAGCATGTCCATAAAATAATACTTCTCGTTTATTACTATGGTTTTTGACTAATCAATATTTTCAGTTTATATAttagatatattaattatataataaacttaaaattatttatttatttatttatttatttatttgtaatatAGATTAAAGAAagtatttctttttcaattttataataattatcgtATTTATAAAACatgttattattaaaaaaacgtgATTAAAATTTTTCACCTTCACTGTATGTTTTAAGGTTATGATTTAAATTCTttgattttaagaaaaattaCGGTCACTTCTCCCGATATTTGTTAAAACAACAGTGACATCACCCTAATATACATTGGCCTCTCCTAAATATACACATATCAAATGAATTTTTTAATGGTAGAGACTAAAAAGCATAGATAAATATCAtttatatttatgattttttatatttgatttaaaattatagATGTTGGTGTTATTTTAATAGAACCTCAAAGGAGGTAAGTAGATATTTAAAAATTAGAAGGCATGTCAATCTCATTTTAACATATCTAAATGAAGGTGAGTATAATTTCTCCTTGATTTTATTATGGGATTAACTTTTAATTTgatagaaaaaaatttaataagtatttttaaaattgaaatatcTTTCAAATAAATGACTTTAGTAAtcaatcatttttattttgttcattAAGGATTTATTTCAACTGTATGACTTTAAAAATTATGCTTTTCAAATATAAATTTGTGTTATAATTATAAAATCACATTcataactaaaataaattaattagtaaaGTTATCATTACTTATATGATAGTAAATTCTTAATTACTCTCATTGATTTATTGAGCAACCATATTTAAAATTATGTGGTTCATTAAGTATTAAACATTTCTTACACTAACTTATTATCAATTTTGGAATATGAcaattgaagatattttattgcCCATTTAAACTAGGCAACTAAACGTTATAGATACCATAAGATATTTAATTGTCCATTTAAACTAGGTAACTAAACGTTAACTATACCATAatgtttatctattttattttcaatgtAATACTACTTTAATTATCAAAATTTCACCTTTTAAAAGTGTCCCGATACAGTTACATCGCTGGCGTCGCAATCTCATATCTTTGCAGTTACGAAATATATCTTTATGAAATGAAATATCTATTTTGTAGATTGTTTCCAAATTCATTTATCTCTATGTTCCAATCTATAAATAAATATACACTTTTGATTGTATATgtttttggaagaaaaaaaaaaactatttgaataaaattccaataaatcattgcatttttaaaattataaatgaataatttttCTTCCATTTAGGGGACGTTTGTTCATGAACTGTAAAATTATTTTCATGAATGTAAGTTGGAATATTTTCTATTCATATGttttaagttttgataaattatgGCTAGAAATTTTTTATTCCAAGAAACTTATTTTACACATAATATTGTCCATTTCTATTCCCATAGGGTGGAAATAAGaagtgaaaatttctttagccacctccctatgggggtcacccccagcgaaaattccaaaatacccctgcttcgaaaatgaacttccgaagcgctttttttttaaaaaaattttcataattcggaagtgcatctccgaaaatacctcatggggggtgtcttcggagatgaacttccgaaaacacctcatggggggtgaattcggaagttcatttccgaattatgcagaaactgtgtttttttttatgttttatctaaaacagtctcgcattttaattaaacgtaaacgccaaataaaataagcaatagataaactgaaaatactaatatgataaataaaaaaatactaatccgatgaaaataatatatacaaaccgaaacaaataaaaatagtgtgctaaagatacaatccgaaaacaaaaaataaataaacccgaccactactgggtgtgcctaaccctctcaccctgggccctcctctgccgcctgtaccccgccgcacggcctgcatcagtgacgatcatctccatcacggcgactgcatctggaccgccctgttgaacgacacctcgatccaacgcgtcccgcccaagcatctctatccgctggcagatcggcaggagatcaatggcgtggtcatcctcggcctgctggttctccaggatctcctcatgtgctggcctaggagcgccgggaacgtcgggtctcagcagaggatgggacacccggtagaaccatgtgacgtactcctccacactgtgccagtcctgggtgacccgagtgcgacggtactccttcggtaccacatgatgctcccaatcctcaaatatggcagtgagctgcactcgggtcactgtgccaggagctgcctcaaagggtgacctgggtatccgctgcacgaatccgaactgacgcatgcaccgctcagggagataccggaccatgatgccggtcccgcatgccaaccagcctgaatatagagcaatgccgtcaaaggggacaatctgagcgtagtcgacgaacggcctccaggtgacgtcgtcgtgcatcgtgcggtccaagtacagacggtatggtcccaccgcatcgttctccctctggagagcgtatctggcggccctgggcattgcgtccacgtacgcaggatcgatgtgaaagccgtggatgcgggagaagtaggagatgatccagctctgaaacagaaacacgataatgtattaaaaataaatacgaaacataaataaataaataaatacgataatgtattaaaataaaaagtactgtaagcagtgtgcaggatccgaccaactgcctcgtcctccagttggaggcctcattcagcttctggtagagatatgccagagtagctgccccccagttccactggtgaacggtatccaggtccatgaagtagcggaggtaggtcacgtcgacgtacctggcactcttatccacaaagcatgcagcgcctaccacatgcatgtaccagcaccatagagcgcagccgcggtgatactgtgtgaatagctcgtcaccctcaccctcggcagccgcgtccaggtggtgctcaaaataagtgctcagtgtggtgaaccggacatgaggcccagatgtcgtgacgcactcaaagtgagcaacctcgtgctccatgcccaaatagagcgtcatccactcaatggcctcgaccctctggatccgggagtggtgcaacagtggccccctaataggcaggtggagaagacactgcacgtcgtgcaaggtgatcgtcatctccccaaccggcaggtggaaagaggacgtctccttgtgccagcgttccacaaatgccccctgcatgccagTGCTGATGGCGGTGtaacccgtcatgcagagcccgcaaagccctgaacctcgcacatggtcgttaaaccactcagctgttggtttaaacagactaaaTATCTTCcgagcgtggttcaccattttcaacggctctcgctcctgttgaaaaaaaaaaacaaataaacgacatatattaaataagcgacatatattaaataagcgacaaataaacggttaaactataaaaaatggtgacaattaaatggttaaattaaaaaaaatacctctccctcccaaatccgccgagcgacgtgatcgtggtagtgaatcagcacagaggtgtcaaagggccctcccggatagccgtcctcctgctcatcctcctccccggctggagggtcaacatctggtaccccctccggctcgtggtaagtcactgccgccacctcctcctcctcctcctcctcctctcgctggcgggaagaagatgcccgagccagccgactcctagatcctgaaccagatgtaccctctcccacgtccacgggaactcgcacacggcgtccccggccctgcccccgtccctgagtcgacgccagctgcgccgccgcccgctcgcgtctagccgacgcagtctgggactctctcccctgtctgatgcgtgctggttggttgcctgacatgttcctgtaaacaatcgaaatcgattaatatgcgaggcaaatgaaaaaacaaaaaaaaaatgaacttctggtacagttcggaagttcatttccgaaaactgggatggaggtgttttcggaaatgaacttccgaaacacccctgcgtaGACCTTCAATAcagcctccaatggcagacccaaaaaacctaaaccaaaactacttttatgcctactaaacatcctaatatcagtactaacctatcttaatgtgattttttcagtttctaaacaccctattagagtttattcaaatagatctaaaacttgaaaaaacaatgataaacttaccaattagtgtttgatgatgagtttggttgagtttggaagaagagtctggctacttcacacttgcttttgcagattttttgcagagagtttgagtttggaagtgtttgatgatgattagggtaaatgattagggggaggggggctgttttgcttaatctgcaaaacgcgcattatttcggaagttcatttccgaaatgctgttttcggaaatgaacttccgaaataagacaattttttcaaaaaaaaaaggcgctttcggagatgcatctccgaaaacacctttttcttgcatttcggaaatgcatttccgaagttaggggtagtttgggtttttcaccagaggtgaccaagaagacatgggggttgataaagaaattttcataagaaGTAACCACCCATAACTTCTCATTCAcaaacattttaatttatttattttttattttaaagattaaattaaatatatttcataaacattctcaaaaaaaaattatattactcACCAAATACATATGTGAATAAAATTCTCAGTAATAATATTCCCAAAAATAATATTCCAAGGATTATAATTTTAATCCTTGAAACAAAAACACCCttataaaatatgaacaaatattCTATGTCAAAGAACTACATATATTATCTTCGGAGATACATCAAATAAAAACACCCttataaaatatgaacaaatattCTATGTCAAAGAACTACATATATTATCTTCGGAGATACATCAAATAGGAGAAATTCAAATAAGAGATAATAGGATTAAATCTTAACTATtgaatgtgataaatgatcttcATGTAATTACATTTAGGGGCGGCAAAACAGGCCGTGGCTCGCGCACCCgctaaaaaatggcgggttgggtttgaattttaggcccgccgctcgtCAAAGCCCGCCGCCTTCCATagtccgccccgccaaagcccgctgtccgccaaagcccgcccatcctccaaaattctctcttttttagttaattatagtaattacaattcttgatggtttattttatatatttatttgtaaatatatgtaatatttttataaGTAAAAATTGTTAAATAGttagcttttataaaaaattattttaaaaaataagtgaaaagtttaattaaaaggaaaaaataaacatattaatctattaaaaaaatgaaaaaaaatataaataaaaatgggcgggcaagcccgccgtcCGCCACCCGCCATCTTGgtggggcgggcatgatttttatgcccatttcacttgACGGACATACCCGCCCCACTCATTTTTTAGCGGGCTTAAGGcagggcggggcgggcggcctgttttgccacccctaattacaTTCATGCAATGACAATAAAAGTCCTTCTACTATACATCCTCGGTTCaatctcaaaaataaataaaagtttataaaattgatacatttactttaaaaaaatgttttgaaatttgtgtaactaatttccttttatttttagaatttttcatcACAAAAATCCTTTTGTAAAAAAATACCCTAGATTCTTActataaaaaatatcattttttaaaatttattaaataccaaacatatataatcatatatgaaacaaatatattaattatttaacaaattaaaaaatatataatttgagaTTAAATGTAGTGCACAGTATTTTCAAACTTAAAGCGTGACTTTAGGGGATAAAAAAGTAGTAGTATTAAGCTTATCTGCAAATTTACTGATTTTCCTCTGCTTCCATCCCCTGCTCTGACCACCGTATCATTCAAATACTCCCAAAACACTCTTCACTCATTCTTCACTATATATAAACCAacactctcttctctttcttctacGTTTCCAATGGAAAACCTTCTTCATTTCCATATCattcttctccttctctcttcccttttccTTCTTCAAAACGTAACGTCTTTCAAAAACCAAGATGATTCAGAAGAATGGGGTTACGTTCAAGTCAGACCCAGTAAGTTTTCTCTCATTTTTTGttattgcatagcttgtgtttgtgaAAAAGTTAGAGTGAATTTCATTAGTAAATTTCATTGCTGTTATTGTTATTGCAGAAGCGCATATGTTTTGGTGGCATTATAAGAGTCCTTACAGAGTAGAAGATCCTTCCAAGCCATGGCCAATTATTCTGTGGTTGCAGGGCGGGCCTGTGAGTAGAAAAAAAAATGCGAATTTTGAATAAGAACAATCATTTTATGTGTTTTGTGTTTGATGAGATTTTTGAAACTTTGAATAGGGTGCTTCTGGAGTTGGAATTGGAAATTTTGAAGAGGTTGGACCTTTGGATACTAACTTGAAACCAAGGAATTCAACATGGTTGTTAAAAGCAGATCTCTTGTTTGTGGTAATCACTCCTATAATTCATCCATCATCCATCATGAACATGAACATGGactttttcttttgctttgctttGCTGTAACATTtgcttttagatttttattattttttgtaataGTCAAAATTAAAAATGCTTTTGAATATATGATTGGTTGTGATTTGTTGAGATAATAAAACTTTTGATAGTGATTGTTTTCATCGAaattaaaatctttttttttactaTGTGGTTCTAAATTCTAATCACTATTATCTTAATAACACAGGACAATCCAGTTGGAACAGGATACAGTTTTGTGGAggatgaaaaaaatgaaaaactttTTGTGAAAACAGATGTGGAAGCAGCCACAGATTTGACAACcttgttaattaaattattcaataATGATGAAAAACTCCAAAAGAGTCCTCTGTACATTGTGGCAGAATCCTATGGTGGAAAATTTGCTGTCACTCTTGGATTATCTGCTCTTAAAGCTATTGAAGACAAGAGATTGAAGCTTACACTTGGAGGTAAGAGTTTTGTCTTGAACTGTTCTCTCTTCATTTGCCAGATCTCAGATTGGTGAATGGGATTAGTTAACTTGTTTTCTCCGTTAGTTAGGAAATTATtttgtattaaaatattttttaacttgaagaaatttatgattttgggAATCTTTTTCTTGTGTAGGTGTGGCATTAGGAGACAGTTGGATCTCACCAGAAGATTTTGTGGTGTGTGATAAATTGTTCTACCAATAAGTTTATTTTATTGAACATTGGTTTTAAATTGTAGTTGTGGCTACTGTGCAAACTTTTTATATTACAGTAAAATGATACTGGTGTGCTCTAAAATCGTTATATTGCAGCTGTAATTGGGTTGTGATTTGCAATTTAAGTGTATGTTTGGTTGCTCTCGAATAAAATTGATTCTGCTTTTCATAGTCGATTTTAATTGAAGTTAGGATTAGTAACTTTTGAGTATAaacgtgatttttacactgaattcaagtcattttgcaagaatttatccaaacataaatcactttaccgGCTACTCACTTTTAGTCTGAATCAATTTTACATTTTCACCACAAAACCCAAACACAAGCTAAAACCATTTGAACTTATACAAATTTCATGTTTGATCTGAATTTGCAGTTTTCATGGGGTCCTCTCCTCAAAGACGTCTCAAGACTTGATGAGAATGGACTGGAAAAATCAAACAGGTAAATATGTTTACCATTTTCTCAAATAGAGAAACAAAATGCACAGCAAAAAGTGTTATTCTATAATTTATAGAATGACCATTTTCTCTCTTATCTAATACACATATTTTGGAGATCAGTTTAGCTCAAAAGATCAAGAAGCAACTTGAAGATGGTAAATTCGTTGAGGCAACCGACACATGGGGTGACCTTGAGTCAGAGATTTCTGCTAGCAGCAACAATGTGGTAACTTTTCATTCAACTTCTATTTTTCCCTTAAATGAGTTCTTTCTCTAACCAATTTGTTTTCTCAAATTATTATCGGTGTTGACCTGCCAGTGTGAGTGTCGTGTATGGCGTCAATGCTTAATAGCTCTAACGTAAAAAAGTATGATTTTCTTTTGTTGAATATAGGATTTTTACAATTTCTTGTTGGATGAGGGAAGTGATTCAGCAACCATATCAGCATTGAATCTGGGATTATTCAAAGAAACATCAATAAACCGGTACTCCAAGTATCTTACTTCCAAAAGGACAAGATCTTATACTCCCGGT encodes:
- the LOC131635987 gene encoding serine carboxypeptidase-like 51, with protein sequence MENLLHFHIILLLLSSLFLLQNVTSFKNQDDSEEWGYVQVRPKAHMFWWHYKSPYRVEDPSKPWPIILWLQGGPGASGVGIGNFEEVGPLDTNLKPRNSTWLLKADLLFVDNPVGTGYSFVEDEKNEKLFVKTDVEAATDLTTLLIKLFNNDEKLQKSPLYIVAESYGGKFAVTLGLSALKAIEDKRLKLTLGGVALGDSWISPEDFVFSWGPLLKDVSRLDENGLEKSNSLAQKIKKQLEDGKFVEATDTWGDLESEISASSNNVDFYNFLLDEGSDSATISALNLGLFKETSINRYSKYLTSKRTRSYTPGGDNDLGTLLNGVIKKKLKIIPENVTWGGQADKVFTYLAGDFMRPRIDEVDELLTKGVNVTVYNGQVDLICATKGTEAWVGKLKWEGLKNFLGKDRTALYCGNNKTTKGFFRSYKNLQFYWILGAGHFVPTDQPCVALGMIASITDSPAA